The Desulfomonile tiedjei genomic sequence TCGAGGACTTTGACCGAGCTATCAAAATCGACGCGAATAATGCCATGTACTATAACAACCGAGGGGTAGCTCATCTGCGCCTAAAGGACTTTGACAAGGCACTGGCCGATTTCGACAAATCCATTGAACTTAATTCCAAGTCCGCGTCCGCTTATCACAACCGTGGAATGGCCCTGAGCGGCAAAGGGAGACACGAAAAGGCTGTTGACGAATTCAGCAAAGTCATCGAAATGAACCCGTCTTCGCCGGTTCTGTACAAGGACCGGGGCACCGCCTATCGGAAGCTGGGCGAGTACGATTTGGCCGTTAAAGACTTTGAGAAGGCGATCGAATTGGACAAGAAATTCGCTCCGGCATATGGAGCTTTGGGACTGCTCCACGCCCTTGCCCCAAATCCGCCGGCTCGAAATCCCGGCCTTGCTCTGAAGATGGCGGAAAAGGCCTTGGCCCTTGCCGGTGGCAACAGCCCGGATATGCTACAGAATATGGCTGAAGTTCAATACGCTGTGGATCAGAAAGCCGCAGCGGTTGACACTATAAGGAAAGCCCTGGCCATGGATCCCAACAACCGGGAGTACCGAGAGTTGCTTACCAAGTGGCAAGGTTCGACAGCATCCGCGGCCGTCCGGCAGACCGAGGTCAGACGCGGCCCGTTTACGAGTTTATGGTAGCAAGGAACCCAGGGATGAGGCTTTCTCGTCGAAGGGCGAGCCACCCAGGAAACACAGTCGCTGCCGGGTTAAAGCTTTCTCGGCGGGCACAGCCGCCCTACAATACCACACTCGTCGTGACCTCCAGTCCCGTAGGGCGGCCTATGGCCGCCGTCTTGGTCGTTGCCGGACCACGCCCCGGGCGTAGTGTATTTATTTGTGCATAGTCCACCGGCACGGAAGCCGGTGGCTACTGAATTCGATAGTTTGATCTTCGCGAACAGCCATTACTTTTGGCAAACCCGATCAATGTAAGGCGCACCGAAATCCTGAAAAATGAGCCTGCCATGGACGAAAGAAACAATTTAATTGCAGATTATGTAAAGAGCATCGTCAGTCTCAAGGCCTCGGTTGTTGATCGGCAGTCCTTGTCGGTCTTTTATGAGAGAATTGGCAAGGCTTTTTCCTTGCTCCCGGAGGAGGTCCTCGATCTGTTCCTCAAGGGTTCCAGGAAACTTGTCGTAGTCGTCATGGCAGACACGGATCTGCCCCTCGGAATGATTACCAAAAGCGAAGGGCATGCCAAAAGAAGGAAGTACACCGTGCTCACTTACGCAGAACATGTGAATTGGCCGGA encodes the following:
- a CDS encoding tetratricopeptide repeat protein, yielding MRSKRYVFLVVGALLVLFWGAENMAAGDFIDSLRSGLDAEDAGNLDEALSRFSEAIKAQPHSAHAWAKRGEAQLKKGDAQAAIKDLIQAVKLDPGYAAAYIRLGFAQNAINQYDRAIEALDIAVKLDPGSSEALNTRGFAHNGKNDYDSAIRDFDRAIRLNSNDARYYNNRGFALNGKHEYQTAIEDFDRAIKIDANNAMYYNNRGVAHLRLKDFDKALADFDKSIELNSKSASAYHNRGMALSGKGRHEKAVDEFSKVIEMNPSSPVLYKDRGTAYRKLGEYDLAVKDFEKAIELDKKFAPAYGALGLLHALAPNPPARNPGLALKMAEKALALAGGNSPDMLQNMAEVQYAVDQKAAAVDTIRKALAMDPNNREYRELLTKWQGSTASAAVRQTEVRRGPFTSLW